In Anopheles gambiae chromosome 2, idAnoGambNW_F1_1, whole genome shotgun sequence, a single window of DNA contains:
- the LOC1274245 gene encoding protein D2 produces the protein MQVDIGQFFAEHDIVPMLVDRAPDAFAKVVYRGKKLVDAGKELSPAEVREEPKVEWYADPTALYTLIMTDPDSPSRMEPWNREFAHWLVGNVPGRHVQNGDTLFEYIPVFPRSGVGFHRYIFLVFRQQSWNDYSQAPRASSKNRTPRIRFCTRDFARHYSLGSPVAGNFFIAQYDDYVPVILSRYPASDDY, from the exons ATGCAGGTGGACATTGGGCAGTTCTTTGCCGAGCATGACATCGTGCCGATGCTGGTCGACCGCGCACCTGACGCGTTCGCGAAGGTAGTGTACCGTGGGAAGAAGCTGGTGGACGCGGGCAAGGAACTGTCGCCGGCGGAGGTGCGCGAGGAACCGAAGGTGGAGTGGTACGCGGACCCGACCGCACTCTACACGCTCATCATGACCGATCCGGACTCGCCGAGCCGCATGGAGCCGTGGAACCGTGAGTTTGCCCACTGGCTCGTTGGGAACGTCCCTGGGCGCCACGTCCAGAACGGTGACACGCTGTTCGAGTACATTCCGGTGTTTCCCCGGTCGGGCGTTGGCTTCCATCGGTACATCTTTCTGGTGTTTCGGCAGCAATCGTGGAACGACTACTCGCAGGCACCGCGGGCATCGAGCAA AAATCGGACGCCACGGATACGGTTCTGTACGCGAGATTTCGCCCGACACTACAGCTTGGGCAGCCCGGTGGCGGGCAATTTCTTCATCGCCCAGTACGACGACTACGTGCCAGTCATACTGTCCCGATATCCCGCGTCGGATGATTACTAG